A single Candoia aspera isolate rCanAsp1 chromosome 5, rCanAsp1.hap2, whole genome shotgun sequence DNA region contains:
- the DHPS gene encoding deoxyhypusine synthase codes for MENVTGALPAGAVAAVLKASTELPKGSLTVHGYDFDYGLDYHALLQSYLTTGFQATSFGQAVNEVNRMIEAKLTPLGEDEGNHADLNPCSRRLTGCTIFLGFTSNLISSGVRETIRYLVQHNMVDILVTTAGGVEEDLIKCLAPTYIGDFSLQGKELRQNGINRIGNLLVPNDNYCKFEDWLMPILDQMVTEQDTEGMKWTPSKLIARLGKEINNPESVYYWAQKNNIPVLSPALTDGSLGDMIFFHSYKKPGLVLDIIEDLRLINTQAIFARKTGMIILGGGLVKHHIANANLMRNGADFSVYINTAQEFDGSDSGARPDEAVSWGKIRMDAKPIKVYADASLVFPLLVAETFAQKPNAFVQEKQND; via the exons ATGGAGAATGTGACTGGTGCCTTACCTGCTGGAGCAGTAGCTGCTGTACTAAAGGCCAGCACAGAACTTCCTAAAGGGAGTCTAACTGTACATGGCTATGACTTCGACTATGGATTAGACTATCATGCCTTGCTTCAATCTTATCTCACTACTGGTTTCCAGGCTACCAGTTTTGGACAGGCTGTGAATGAGGTCAATCGTATG ATAGAAGCAAAGCTGACGCCATTAGGTGAGGATGAAGGAAATCATGCTGACTTGAATCCTTGTTCTCGCCGCCTGACTGGTTGTACAATTTTCTTGGGTTTCACTTCCAACCTCATCAGCTCAGGTGTTCGTGAGACCATCCGTTATCTGGTGCAACATAACATG GTAGACATTTTAGTGACCACAGCAGGTGGTGTGGAGGAAGATCTGATCAAATGCTTGGCACCCACCTACATCGGAGACTTTAGCTTGCAAGGGAAAGAACTACGGCAAAATGGGATTAACAG GATTGGGAATCTCTTGGTGCCCAATGACAATTACTGCAAGTTTGAGGACTGGCTAATGCCAATCCTGGACCAGATGGTGACAGAACAGGACACAGAG GGTATGAAATGGACTCCATCAAAGCTCATTGCTCGGCTTGGCAAGGAAATCAACAATCCAGAATCAGTCTATTATTGGGCACAAAAG AATAACATTCCTGTATTGAGCCCAGCACTAACGGATGGATCCCTGGGAGACatgattttcttccattcttatAAGAAACCAGGTCTTGTGCTGGACATCATAGAAG ACCTGAGGCTCATTAACACCCAGGCCATCTTTGCTCGGAAGACAGGAATGATCATCTTGGGTGGAGGCCTCGTTAAGCATCACATTGCAAATGCAAATCTGATG agAAATGGAGCTGACTTTTCTGTATACATCAACACCGCACAGGAGTTTGATGGTTCAGATTCAGGAGCTCGGCCTGACGAGGCAGTGTCCTGGGGAAAGATCCGCATGGATGCCAAGCCTATCAAG GTTTATGCTGATGCTTCCCTGGTTTTCCCATTGCTGGTTGCAGAGACTTTTGCTCAGAAACCAAATGCCTTTGttcaagaaaagcaaaatgacTGA